One window from the genome of [Clostridium] celerecrescens 18A encodes:
- a CDS encoding VOC family protein, with protein sequence MKIGHGLYVKNSVEAVELYKEVFGLELGYHVKNPDGTYFHSELYKNGEEILSVVEAENNDIKDQRVQLGATFGDETEVKKAYALLSEGGIIKTPIGPLPWSPCAAEVIDKFGVWWYITAPQHHPPEDYDANAPWDSSMYKKPE encoded by the coding sequence ATGAAAATAGGACATGGACTGTATGTCAAAAACAGCGTGGAGGCAGTAGAACTATATAAGGAAGTATTCGGGTTGGAGTTAGGGTATCATGTCAAAAACCCTGATGGAACATATTTTCATTCAGAACTCTATAAAAACGGCGAAGAAATTCTTTCTGTTGTCGAAGCGGAAAACAATGACATCAAGGACCAAAGGGTACAGTTGGGTGCTACATTTGGTGATGAAACAGAAGTGAAAAAAGCGTATGCACTCCTTAGCGAGGGCGGAATAATAAAAACACCCATCGGGCCATTACCATGGAGCCCATGCGCTGCCGAAGTAATAGATAAATTTGGTGTTTGGTGGTATATCACAGCCCCGCAGCATCATCCGCCCGAAGATTATGACGCAAACGCCCCTTGGGATTCGAGCATGTATAAAAAGCCTGAATAG
- a CDS encoding VanW family protein translates to MGKYRERRRKIKRNRNIAVGVLLLAALSAGGYLYSRAGSNGPRSVEESEKGTTPGLTDKILSAARVGQTDLTGLTVMEAEETLKERYQWELIVSDGKDSVLLDNLLEPQLQAIIKQLEGTSPDQKQQYEIDYEALREPFISQAASLADRWNKSAVNSELESFNKTSGAFVYTKEQNGRVLDQEKLVEQLMDAAKSENYQAEIMAGFTETSPERTQSQAKEQYKVVGTFTTMTTDNKNRNQNIRLAVDSLNGLILKPGEEFSFNNTTGNRTKEKGYQPAGAYRNGVLIEEPGGGVCQVSTTLYHAIIEVGFKTTERNAHSFAPSYVEKGQDAMVSFDGYAGPDLKFVNTSGHTMAIRAALDGKSLKLSLVGLPILEAGVKVSIRSEKVRDLEPLEPVYEENPALPYGTEKVVDKGAIGGVYKSYRVYKKGDTVIKEEPLHNSTYKGKPAVINRNTTVPPAETESQTSTETQPQTTEVQENSEIGPGAGGSETTGTEMDIPVVPAAE, encoded by the coding sequence ATGGGTAAGTACAGGGAAAGAAGAAGAAAAATAAAAAGAAACAGAAATATAGCAGTGGGTGTGCTGCTTCTGGCAGCTCTGTCAGCCGGAGGTTATCTGTATTCCAGGGCCGGTTCCAACGGCCCGCGGTCAGTGGAAGAGTCAGAAAAGGGAACTACCCCGGGCCTGACGGATAAAATCCTTTCCGCAGCCCGGGTGGGACAGACAGACTTGACCGGTCTTACAGTAATGGAGGCAGAAGAAACCCTGAAAGAACGTTATCAGTGGGAGCTGATTGTCAGTGACGGGAAGGATTCGGTTTTATTGGACAATCTTTTAGAACCACAGCTTCAGGCGATTATAAAGCAATTGGAGGGAACGTCCCCGGATCAAAAGCAGCAGTATGAAATTGATTATGAAGCCTTAAGAGAGCCATTTATCAGTCAAGCGGCTTCGCTTGCTGATCGTTGGAATAAAAGCGCTGTTAACTCCGAGCTGGAATCTTTTAACAAGACAAGCGGGGCTTTCGTGTATACAAAAGAACAGAACGGTCGCGTTCTGGATCAGGAGAAGCTGGTGGAGCAGCTGATGGACGCAGCAAAATCAGAGAATTACCAAGCTGAAATCATGGCAGGTTTTACGGAAACATCCCCTGAAAGGACTCAGAGCCAGGCAAAAGAGCAGTATAAGGTCGTCGGAACCTTTACAACGATGACGACGGATAATAAAAACAGAAATCAAAACATCCGTCTGGCAGTAGATTCCCTCAATGGACTAATACTTAAGCCGGGAGAAGAATTTTCCTTTAACAATACTACCGGGAACCGTACAAAGGAAAAAGGATATCAGCCCGCCGGTGCATACCGGAACGGAGTCCTGATTGAAGAACCGGGCGGAGGCGTGTGCCAGGTATCCACCACCCTGTATCATGCCATCATTGAAGTCGGTTTTAAAACCACGGAGCGCAATGCCCACAGCTTTGCACCGTCCTATGTGGAAAAGGGACAGGATGCCATGGTCAGCTTTGACGGCTACGCAGGTCCGGATTTAAAATTTGTAAATACCAGCGGTCATACCATGGCGATCCGGGCTGCGCTGGACGGGAAAAGCTTAAAGCTCTCCCTGGTGGGACTTCCAATCCTGGAGGCTGGGGTGAAAGTGTCAATCCGATCCGAGAAGGTTCGTGATTTAGAGCCGTTGGAGCCTGTATACGAGGAAAATCCTGCATTGCCCTATGGAACGGAAAAGGTAGTCGATAAGGGCGCCATCGGCGGCGTTTACAAAAGCTACCGGGTGTATAAAAAGGGAGATACGGTGATAAAGGAAGAGCCGCTTCATAATAGTACTTATAAAGGGAAACCTGCAGTCATTAATCGGAATACCACAGTGCCTCCAGCGGAAACCGAGTCCCAGACGTCTACGGAGACACAGCCGCAGACCACGGAAGTGCAAGAGAATTCGGAGATCGGACCTGGGGCTGGAGGTTCGGAGACTACTGGTACGGAGATGGACATACCGGTGGTTCCGGCAGCAGAATAA
- a CDS encoding motility-associated protein yields the protein MSSYKSTVSGHAELIWNVPSALIIFGGTIGATIMAFPPQRLKTIGTVIKKAFSKSHFDVKRILLL from the coding sequence TTGTCTTCTTATAAGAGCACAGTATCTGGTCATGCAGAACTAATTTGGAACGTGCCCTCGGCATTAATTATTTTCGGTGGAACCATCGGAGCCACTATAATGGCTTTTCCTCCTCAAAGGCTTAAAACCATAGGAACCGTAATTAAAAAGGCCTTTTCTAAATCACATTTTGATGTAAAAAGGATATTGCTTCTTTAG
- a CDS encoding MotA/TolQ/ExbB proton channel family protein encodes MDDLTDDAFLKMGIQHIIDGADEDQLRNLLEGSTYFMKQRHQKGAAMLDMIAATAPALGLCFSMMKQAGGLLYKGNQ; translated from the coding sequence ATTGATGATTTAACTGATGATGCATTCTTGAAGATGGGAATTCAACATATCATTGATGGTGCGGATGAAGATCAGTTGAGAAATTTATTGGAAGGTTCTACTTATTTCATGAAACAGCGGCATCAAAAGGGCGCAGCAATGCTGGATATGATAGCAGCTACGGCTCCTGCACTGGGGCTTTGCTTTTCCATGATGAAACAGGCGGGTGGACTTCTTTATAAAGGGAACCAATGA
- a CDS encoding ABC transporter substrate-binding protein — protein MKLNRLLGAFLCAAMTSAILSGCSGETQAPAPASTEAPAPKEETSKTESPKAAEDGTIDYSSISIEIVAKGFQHDFWKAVKMGSEQAAKDLGLKSTNFVGPANESAVAEQIEQLNNAVNKQPSAICLAALDTQSSLDAISNAQAAGIPIVGFDSGVPDAPKGAIVANAATDNYVAGGLAAEKMYDIIKEQVTDPAQVVRIGVVSQDATSQSIGERTGGFIDKMRTLIGESNCAVEGHDKYNVKADGAKVIIDVGIPATVDDASCVIVASTLLNKNDLIAIYASNEFTAKNLVTANESLQKLGSDKVIGVGFDSGSIQLDAVKNGILAGSITQNPVQIGYQAVMLAAKAATGQPVNDIDTGCLWYDASNMDTAEVAPCLYK, from the coding sequence ATGAAACTAAATCGATTACTTGGTGCATTCCTATGCGCGGCAATGACTTCTGCAATTCTGTCAGGATGTTCCGGAGAGACACAGGCTCCGGCACCTGCTTCTACAGAGGCTCCTGCCCCGAAGGAAGAGACTTCAAAGACTGAAAGTCCGAAGGCGGCAGAGGACGGAACGATCGACTACAGCAGTATTTCGATAGAGATCGTGGCAAAGGGATTTCAGCATGATTTTTGGAAGGCAGTTAAGATGGGTTCAGAGCAGGCGGCAAAGGATTTAGGCTTAAAATCCACCAATTTTGTAGGTCCGGCCAATGAAAGCGCCGTAGCTGAGCAGATTGAGCAATTAAACAATGCGGTTAATAAACAACCCAGTGCCATCTGTCTGGCAGCCCTTGATACCCAGTCGTCTTTGGATGCCATTTCCAATGCTCAGGCGGCAGGCATTCCTATCGTAGGCTTTGATTCCGGAGTTCCAGATGCGCCAAAAGGCGCCATTGTAGCAAATGCAGCAACGGATAATTATGTGGCAGGAGGTCTGGCAGCTGAAAAAATGTACGACATCATCAAGGAACAGGTAACAGATCCCGCCCAGGTAGTAAGAATCGGTGTGGTTTCTCAGGATGCCACCTCCCAATCTATCGGGGAGAGAACCGGAGGCTTTATTGACAAGATGCGCACCCTGATCGGAGAAAGCAACTGTGCGGTGGAAGGACATGACAAGTACAACGTAAAGGCTGATGGGGCAAAGGTGATTATTGATGTGGGAATTCCGGCAACCGTGGATGACGCATCCTGCGTTATTGTGGCCAGCACGTTGTTAAATAAGAACGATCTCATTGCCATTTATGCTTCAAATGAGTTTACTGCAAAGAATTTGGTAACTGCCAATGAAAGCCTTCAGAAGCTGGGATCGGATAAAGTGATCGGTGTAGGCTTTGATTCCGGCTCCATTCAGCTTGACGCCGTAAAGAACGGGATCCTGGCAGGCTCCATTACCCAGAATCCGGTACAAATCGGATATCAGGCGGTTATGCTGGCAGCAAAGGCGGCAACCGGGCAACCGGTTAACGATATAGACACAGGCTGTCTATGGTACGACGCCTCCAATATGGACACAGCAGAAGTAGCGCCATGTCTGTATAAATAA
- a CDS encoding ABC transporter permease — protein sequence MEDKNNQAKKDHGSLLQAIGTQKLVAIIALVVLFLFFCFFGKNFAKYSTIISILDSSYYIGIMAIGVTFVIITGGIDLSIGTSCICCSLITGTLFTKAGLPMPVCVVLAVLLGGLFGLANGIMVSVMKLPAFIATLGTMMITRGLGSIVTNTATVTFPQATASGGAFRSLFKLKAPGLPQAGIPTGFILLLILAVAMAVLLNKTRPGRYILSLGSNKEATRLSGVDVMKYETLAFVISGLFAGLAGVSYAAVYSTLMPGTGNGFELDAIAGVVIGGTSLAGGVGSIAGTLIGVFIMAVLKTGLPFIGVQPHYQLLITGFVLVIAVFVDVLNRRKQGKA from the coding sequence ATGGAAGATAAAAACAATCAGGCAAAAAAAGACCATGGGAGCCTGCTTCAGGCAATCGGTACTCAAAAATTAGTCGCAATTATCGCATTAGTTGTGTTATTCCTGTTTTTCTGTTTTTTTGGGAAAAATTTTGCAAAATACAGCACCATAATCAGTATCCTGGATTCTTCTTATTATATCGGAATCATGGCAATCGGCGTGACCTTTGTCATCATTACCGGAGGTATTGATTTATCCATAGGAACCTCCTGTATCTGCTGCTCCCTTATAACGGGAACTCTGTTTACCAAAGCCGGATTGCCTATGCCAGTGTGCGTGGTTCTGGCTGTTCTTCTGGGAGGATTATTCGGACTGGCTAACGGAATTATGGTATCGGTTATGAAGCTCCCGGCTTTTATCGCCACATTGGGAACGATGATGATTACCAGAGGCTTAGGCTCTATTGTTACCAATACAGCTACCGTAACCTTCCCGCAGGCAACGGCTTCCGGAGGAGCCTTTCGAAGCCTTTTTAAGCTGAAAGCGCCGGGGCTTCCCCAGGCAGGAATACCAACAGGCTTTATATTGCTTCTCATTCTGGCTGTGGCCATGGCTGTTCTTCTGAATAAAACACGACCGGGCCGCTACATTCTGTCTTTGGGAAGCAATAAAGAGGCCACACGGCTGTCCGGTGTGGATGTGATGAAATATGAAACTCTGGCCTTTGTCATCAGTGGATTATTTGCCGGTCTGGCAGGTGTATCCTATGCGGCCGTATATTCCACTCTGATGCCAGGTACGGGAAACGGTTTTGAACTGGATGCAATTGCAGGAGTTGTTATCGGCGGAACCAGTCTGGCGGGCGGCGTAGGCTCCATTGCAGGAACCTTGATTGGCGTATTTATCATGGCTGTTTTAAAGACCGGCCTTCCCTTTATAGGGGTACAGCCTCATTACCAGCTTTTAATTACCGGATTTGTCCTTGTGATAGCAGTCTTTGTAGATGTGCTGAACCGGAGAAAGCAGGGGAAGGCTTAA
- a CDS encoding sugar ABC transporter ATP-binding protein, producing the protein MGEVILTMKNIDKSFAGVYALKKASLELKRGEVHALMGENGAGKSTLMKILTGIYSRDEGTIVFEEQEVQFKNPKEAQDAGIVIVHQELNMMNHLTVAQNIFIGRERMSGRLVDDKRMAEDAAELFRKLNIKIDPNENMGRLTVGRQQMCEIAKAISTEAKVIVFDEPTAALTESEINELFKIIRDLRDKGIGIIYISHRMDEINQITDRVTVMRDGEYVGTLITEDCTKDDIIRMMVGRTVYEAPKTKSSVPEDAPVVLKVENLNVGRAVKDLSFELHKGEILGFSGLMGAGRTESARAIFGADKKDSGEIFVYGKRVDIRSPKDAVKAGICYLSEDRKRYGVIVEKSVVVNTTMSSVKQFTRGLFLDNKAEVRTAEKYVKALKTKTPSVHQQVRNLSGGNQQKVVIAKWLTRNCEILIFDEPTRGIDVGAKSEIYTLMNELVKQGKSIIMISSELTEVLRMSDRILVMCEGRKTGEININEATQEKIMHAATIRN; encoded by the coding sequence GTGGGAGAGGTTATTTTGACCATGAAGAATATTGATAAATCCTTTGCAGGGGTTTATGCGCTGAAAAAGGCCAGTCTGGAGCTGAAGCGGGGAGAGGTTCATGCTCTAATGGGAGAAAACGGCGCAGGAAAATCCACGTTGATGAAAATTTTGACCGGCATTTACAGCAGGGATGAGGGAACCATTGTTTTTGAAGAACAGGAAGTTCAGTTTAAAAACCCGAAAGAGGCCCAGGACGCAGGAATCGTAATCGTTCATCAGGAGTTAAATATGATGAATCATCTGACCGTCGCCCAGAACATCTTTATTGGAAGAGAAAGGATGAGCGGGAGGCTTGTAGATGACAAGAGGATGGCAGAGGATGCAGCAGAGCTATTTCGTAAGCTGAATATAAAAATAGATCCAAATGAAAATATGGGGCGTCTGACGGTAGGGCGGCAGCAGATGTGTGAAATAGCAAAGGCTATTTCCACAGAAGCAAAGGTAATTGTATTCGATGAACCAACGGCGGCCCTGACGGAGTCTGAAATCAATGAGCTGTTCAAAATCATCCGGGATCTGCGTGACAAAGGAATCGGAATTATTTACATATCCCACCGGATGGATGAGATCAATCAGATCACCGATCGTGTCACCGTCATGCGTGACGGCGAATATGTGGGGACTCTGATTACTGAGGACTGTACGAAGGATGATATCATCCGCATGATGGTTGGACGGACCGTTTATGAGGCACCCAAGACAAAAAGCAGCGTACCAGAGGATGCTCCGGTGGTTCTTAAGGTGGAGAACTTAAATGTAGGAAGAGCCGTAAAGGATTTAAGCTTCGAACTTCATAAGGGGGAGATCCTGGGCTTTTCCGGGCTAATGGGAGCTGGACGCACGGAGAGTGCCAGGGCTATTTTCGGAGCGGATAAAAAAGATAGCGGAGAAATTTTTGTCTATGGAAAAAGGGTGGATATCCGTTCTCCTAAAGATGCGGTAAAAGCCGGAATCTGCTATTTATCTGAGGACCGGAAACGGTATGGCGTTATCGTGGAAAAGTCAGTGGTGGTAAATACTACCATGTCTTCTGTGAAGCAGTTTACCAGAGGGCTGTTTCTTGACAATAAGGCGGAAGTAAGGACAGCGGAGAAGTATGTGAAAGCCTTGAAGACCAAAACTCCTTCTGTACATCAGCAGGTGAGAAATCTATCCGGAGGTAATCAGCAGAAAGTGGTGATTGCCAAATGGCTTACCAGAAACTGTGAAATCCTGATCTTTGATGAGCCAACCAGAGGGATCGATGTAGGTGCGAAAAGTGAAATCTACACGCTGATGAATGAACTGGTCAAACAGGGAAAATCAATTATCATGATTTCCTCAGAGCTGACCGAGGTTCTTCGGATGAGTGACCGTATTCTGGTCATGTGTGAGGGGCGCAAGACGGGAGAAATAAACATTAATGAGGCGACCCAGGAAAAGATCATGCATGCTGCAACCATAAGAAATTAA
- a CDS encoding substrate-binding domain-containing protein yields the protein MKKSTGIKLGAYLLLLGAVFGICYQLYETTGEKAGPKIILIPKKIDESNEFWSSVIAGAQVASKEYNVELSLMAPETETDVEGQNRLILEAARRRPDAILVSPCSYEETTSSIRQAVNQGVKVILIDSNINESLSIPLVATDNVEIGRRLGEYMKELLPENPKIGLVGHVKGSSTAIDREKGIREGLGKEAGAIEEVVFCDSIYQEAYDVTLQLLKRHPEINIIAGFNEYSSLGAASAVRDLGLKGKVKTFGIDSSVSQIQLLESGVYQALAIQNPFNMGYLGIEEAVKRIKGGKTDLFLNSGSKLVTVGDIYSEENEKLLFPFLGSRATKKEEINSQ from the coding sequence GTGAAAAAGAGCACAGGAATTAAGCTGGGAGCGTACCTGCTCTTACTGGGAGCGGTCTTTGGAATCTGCTATCAGCTTTATGAAACAACAGGAGAGAAGGCCGGGCCAAAGATTATTCTGATTCCCAAAAAGATTGACGAGAGCAACGAATTCTGGTCCTCCGTTATAGCGGGAGCCCAGGTTGCGTCTAAAGAGTATAACGTAGAATTAAGCCTGATGGCTCCGGAAACGGAAACGGATGTAGAAGGACAGAACCGGTTGATACTGGAGGCGGCGAGGAGAAGGCCGGATGCGATTTTAGTCAGTCCCTGCTCCTATGAGGAAACTACCTCTAGCATCCGACAGGCTGTAAATCAGGGAGTTAAGGTTATTCTCATTGATTCCAATATCAATGAAAGCTTGTCCATTCCTCTTGTTGCCACGGACAATGTGGAAATTGGAAGAAGACTGGGGGAATATATGAAGGAACTTCTTCCGGAGAATCCCAAAATCGGTCTGGTAGGACATGTAAAAGGCAGCTCTACAGCCATAGACCGGGAGAAGGGAATACGGGAAGGCCTGGGAAAAGAGGCTGGAGCTATTGAAGAAGTGGTATTCTGTGATTCCATCTATCAGGAGGCATATGATGTAACCTTGCAGCTTTTAAAAAGGCATCCTGAGATCAATATTATAGCCGGATTTAATGAGTATTCCTCCCTCGGTGCCGCCAGTGCAGTACGGGATCTGGGACTCAAAGGTAAGGTGAAAACCTTTGGAATTGATAGCTCCGTATCTCAGATTCAGCTTCTGGAATCCGGTGTATATCAGGCGCTGGCTATTCAGAATCCGTTTAATATGGGGTATCTGGGAATTGAAGAGGCAGTTAAACGCATAAAAGGAGGAAAAACCGATCTGTTTTTAAACTCTGGCTCCAAGCTGGTCACTGTGGGGGATATCTATTCCGAAGAAAATGAAAAGCTGTTGTTTCCCTTTCTGGGAAGCAGGGCAACGAAAAAAGAAGAGATCAACAGCCAATAG
- a CDS encoding cache domain-containing sensor histidine kinase, with protein MRFRFQFKSIRSGMLICFLPIILSALFLIYVFSFRYTEKNVLNNSVNCTMQLIEQANHNIDSYLDYMENISYLMSGDKDLLRYLFSERDPIRREELRSSVLERFRLVRETRDDIYNIGAVAGPSNILINDGTQTLNPYAYILHEAWYRDALETSKGMTVLSSSRVQNIIMNEYPWVVTLSSPLRYTGRTKNQGVFFIDLNYKAIEEQCERIDLGTRGYVFILDKKGNILYHPKQQLIYSGLKEEQIKEVLDCGEEYFLSGKGMQQKLYTITESQKTGWTVVGVAYTSELLKNRSQTQLIYTLVTLLLCLVLTAAVTILSRRITKPMILLQESMKRVERGNFEQVDLTRIPDHEIRTLGNAFNMMADEIQKLMAENIREQEEKRRNEMKALLSQINPHFLYNTLDSIVWMAEAGKNREVVHMTMALARLLRRSISSDQELFTIKQETDYVKNYLDIQQMRYKDKLDYEMAIDESIMEKLVIRLVLQPLAENAIYHGIKYKSGRGLIRIEAYPEGRDIILKVTDNGKGMTEEQMKSIFQKHKVNYKRNGVGVYNVQTRLKLYYGREYGLCYESSPSGGTAAIVRIPDMEGGGESEKEHRN; from the coding sequence ATGAGGTTCCGTTTTCAATTTAAAAGCATCCGCTCCGGCATGCTGATCTGCTTCCTTCCCATCATTCTATCAGCCCTGTTTCTGATCTACGTCTTTTCCTTCCGGTATACCGAAAAAAATGTTCTAAACAATTCCGTAAACTGCACCATGCAGCTGATTGAGCAAGCTAACCATAACATAGATTCCTATCTTGATTATATGGAGAATATTTCCTATCTGATGTCAGGCGATAAGGATCTGCTTCGGTATTTATTTTCTGAAAGAGATCCGATCCGCAGGGAAGAGCTAAGAAGCAGCGTACTGGAACGGTTCCGGCTGGTAAGGGAAACACGGGATGATATTTACAATATTGGCGCCGTGGCCGGTCCCAGCAATATCCTGATAAATGACGGAACCCAGACTTTAAATCCTTATGCGTATATTCTCCATGAAGCCTGGTACCGGGACGCTTTGGAGACCAGTAAAGGGATGACGGTTCTTTCATCTTCCCGGGTGCAGAACATCATCATGAACGAATACCCCTGGGTAGTGACCTTGAGCAGTCCCTTAAGGTATACGGGCAGAACGAAAAATCAGGGAGTTTTCTTTATTGATTTAAATTACAAGGCCATTGAGGAGCAGTGCGAACGAATTGATCTGGGGACCAGAGGATATGTATTTATTCTGGACAAGAAGGGAAATATTCTCTACCACCCCAAGCAGCAGTTGATCTACAGCGGCTTAAAGGAAGAACAGATAAAAGAAGTACTTGACTGCGGGGAGGAATATTTCTTAAGCGGAAAAGGCATGCAACAGAAGCTCTATACCATAACGGAATCCCAAAAAACAGGCTGGACGGTAGTGGGAGTGGCCTATACTTCAGAGCTCTTAAAGAACCGTTCCCAGACACAGCTGATTTATACTCTGGTTACCCTGTTGCTGTGTCTGGTTCTGACCGCTGCCGTGACAATACTTTCCCGCAGAATAACAAAGCCCATGATTCTTTTGCAGGAGTCCATGAAACGGGTGGAAAGAGGGAATTTTGAACAGGTGGATCTGACCCGAATACCTGACCATGAAATCAGGACTTTGGGAAATGCCTTCAACATGATGGCAGATGAGATTCAGAAGCTGATGGCGGAAAATATTAGGGAACAAGAGGAAAAACGCAGGAATGAAATGAAGGCCCTGCTGTCTCAGATAAATCCCCATTTTCTCTACAATACGCTGGATTCCATTGTATGGATGGCCGAAGCCGGAAAGAACCGTGAGGTGGTCCATATGACCATGGCCTTAGCCAGGCTTTTAAGGCGGTCCATCAGCAGTGATCAGGAGCTTTTTACCATAAAGCAGGAAACCGATTATGTAAAGAACTACCTGGATATTCAGCAGATGCGCTATAAGGACAAACTGGATTATGAAATGGCCATTGATGAATCTATAATGGAGAAGCTGGTGATTAGGCTGGTATTGCAGCCGCTTGCTGAGAACGCTATTTACCACGGAATTAAATATAAAAGCGGCAGGGGGCTTATTCGGATTGAGGCCTACCCGGAGGGAAGGGATATTATATTGAAGGTAACGGATAACGGAAAAGGGATGACCGAAGAACAGATGAAATCCATTTTTCAAAAGCATAAGGTCAACTATAAGAGAAATGGAGTGGGAGTGTATAATGTGCAGACCCGGCTGAAACTGTATTATGGCAGGGAATACGGTCTCTGCTATGAAAGCAGCCCCAGCGGGGGAACTGCTGCTATTGTCCGTATTCCGGACATGGAGGGAGGCGGTGAAAGTGAAAAAGAGCACAGGAATTAA
- a CDS encoding response regulator: protein MYRVVLVDDEFLVREAVKETMDWSSRGFELKGCFPHGEDAMDYIRDNPVEVVLTDICMPYMDGLELSRLISREYPHICVVILSGYDNFEYAKQALKYRVREYILKPFSLEELGQALDGIREKLDQESRERKRLLKNREVLRSKLLMRLICGNSSAAELEAELKSYGIALSGSKCMVAVGDAEIRGEDKESAELLCFAVYNIAAEIIGRSGIGYVIQKLDHQLVFLLFGNFHERWGGKAEKLFQVISDSVNNCIGIRLTIGIGSPVNSTAQLYLSYEEAEDMLEYRYSQEAGAILYRERAVKAAVFEEWEKLQEDLLNAVREGEKKKAGEALFKLCLRIQESFLKKDRAKSIIIHTLSEARSMLEVMGMEGFEAYEQVNKYISQIDGKKSLEEERTALENIFEGLVDAVAEVKDKKGNERAVLAVDYIRSHYGESTLNLQSMCSYLAMSPSRFSAMFRDCIGKSFLEVLSDTRMEKARELLETTSLKTYQVAEKTGFGDPHYFSLAFKKATGKTPTEYAKEKRR, encoded by the coding sequence ATGTATCGTGTGGTTCTTGTTGATGATGAGTTTTTAGTCCGTGAGGCAGTAAAGGAAACCATGGACTGGAGCAGCAGGGGATTTGAACTGAAGGGGTGTTTTCCGCATGGGGAGGATGCCATGGATTACATCCGTGACAATCCGGTAGAGGTAGTTCTGACGGATATCTGTATGCCTTATATGGATGGCCTGGAGTTAAGCCGCCTGATTTCAAGGGAGTATCCGCATATCTGTGTGGTCATATTAAGCGGCTATGATAATTTTGAATATGCCAAACAGGCCTTAAAATACCGGGTAAGAGAGTATATTCTGAAGCCTTTTTCTCTTGAAGAGTTGGGACAGGCCCTTGACGGCATTCGCGAAAAGCTGGATCAGGAAAGCCGGGAAAGAAAAAGATTGCTAAAAAATAGAGAGGTTTTAAGGTCAAAGCTTCTGATGCGCCTGATCTGTGGGAATAGTTCTGCTGCTGAACTGGAGGCAGAGCTTAAATCCTATGGCATTGCCCTAAGTGGCTCTAAGTGTATGGTTGCTGTCGGAGATGCGGAAATCAGGGGAGAGGATAAGGAGTCTGCAGAACTTCTGTGTTTTGCTGTCTATAATATTGCAGCTGAAATTATTGGAAGATCAGGTATTGGATATGTGATTCAGAAACTGGACCACCAGCTTGTTTTTCTGCTGTTCGGGAACTTTCATGAACGCTGGGGAGGAAAGGCAGAAAAACTGTTTCAAGTAATCTCAGATAGCGTAAATAATTGTATAGGTATCAGGCTTACCATTGGAATCGGAAGTCCTGTAAACAGTACGGCGCAGCTTTATCTGTCCTATGAGGAGGCAGAGGATATGCTGGAATACCGCTACAGCCAGGAGGCGGGAGCCATTCTGTACAGGGAAAGGGCTGTGAAAGCGGCTGTTTTTGAAGAATGGGAAAAACTGCAGGAGGATTTACTTAATGCGGTCCGGGAAGGAGAAAAAAAGAAAGCCGGAGAGGCTCTTTTCAAACTCTGCCTGCGGATACAGGAATCCTTTTTAAAAAAGGACCGTGCCAAAAGCATCATCATTCATACGCTCTCTGAGGCCAGATCCATGCTGGAAGTTATGGGAATGGAAGGCTTTGAGGCGTATGAGCAGGTAAATAAATATATCTCACAAATAGACGGAAAAAAGTCTCTGGAGGAAGAACGGACGGCTTTGGAGAATATTTTCGAAGGACTAGTAGATGCAGTGGCAGAGGTAAAGGATAAGAAGGGGAATGAGCGGGCGGTACTAGCCGTAGATTATATTAGAAGCCACTATGGTGAAAGTACTTTAAATCTTCAGTCCATGTGCAGCTACTTGGCTATGAGCCCCAGCCGTTTCAGCGCCATGTTCCGGGATTGTATTGGTAAAAGCTTCCTGGAGGTATTAAGTGATACCCGCATGGAAAAGGCCAGAGAACTTCTGGAAACTACCAGCTTAAAAACTTATCAGGTAGCCGAGAAGACCGGGTTTGGAGATCCCCATTATTTCAGTCTTGCTTTTAAAAAGGCAACCGGAAAGACGCCTACAGAATATGCAAAGGAAAAGAGGAGATAA